Proteins co-encoded in one Longimicrobium sp. genomic window:
- a CDS encoding alpha-amylase family glycosyl hydrolase has protein sequence MSTEAEAGADQAASAAPPPHPSAREGMGAVPYADEGGGAGVAFRVWAPHADGVSVSGSFNGNDPGATPLAPEGDGYWSADVSGAGPGDEYKFAIHAGGETTLKRDPYVADIGLTDRRCVVYDPGAFDWGSEPWFTPAWNELVIYELHVGTFNDPRAGGAAGTFDSVRARLPYLRDLGANCIELMPSVEFAGDFSWGYNPGDIFAIESVYGGPDALKRLVRAAHEHGIAVIFDVVYNHFGPGDLDLWRFDGWAPAEGKGGIYFYNDERSSTPWGDTRPDYGRPEVRRFIRDNALRWLEEFRFDGLRWDATAYIRNLHGNNDSPASDIADGWRLMQEINAETDARQGWKLHIAEDLRGNGWVVRAPELGGAGFDTQWESEFVHPVRRAVIQQHDWQRSMDEVRRAIENRYEGDAFKRVIYTESHDEVANGHARVPEEIWPGSAGSWYSRKRSTLAAALVFTAPGIPMIFQGQEILEDRWFADGDPIDWTKLETFAGIHRLYGDLMKLRRDWWDTTRGLRGQNVHVHHVNDADKVIAFHRWSSGGPGDDVVVVLNFADRSYDGYWLGMPRGGEWKVRFNSDWTGYGEDFLGTPSNDTRADGAPMHGMPHSAAVGMGPYTAVILSQDE, from the coding sequence ATGAGCACCGAAGCCGAAGCCGGCGCGGACCAGGCCGCCTCCGCCGCCCCGCCGCCGCACCCCTCCGCGCGCGAGGGGATGGGCGCCGTCCCGTACGCGGACGAGGGCGGCGGCGCGGGCGTGGCGTTCCGCGTCTGGGCGCCGCACGCGGACGGCGTCTCCGTCTCCGGCTCGTTCAACGGCAACGACCCCGGCGCCACCCCGCTCGCCCCGGAAGGCGACGGCTACTGGTCCGCCGACGTCTCCGGCGCGGGGCCGGGCGACGAGTACAAGTTCGCCATCCACGCCGGCGGCGAGACCACGCTGAAGCGCGACCCCTACGTGGCCGACATCGGGCTCACCGACCGCAGGTGCGTGGTGTACGATCCCGGCGCGTTCGACTGGGGAAGCGAGCCGTGGTTCACCCCCGCGTGGAACGAGCTGGTGATCTACGAGCTGCACGTGGGCACCTTCAACGACCCCCGGGCGGGCGGCGCGGCGGGGACCTTCGACAGCGTGCGCGCGCGGCTGCCGTACCTGCGCGACCTGGGCGCCAACTGCATCGAGCTGATGCCGTCGGTGGAGTTCGCGGGCGACTTCAGCTGGGGCTACAACCCCGGCGACATCTTCGCCATCGAGAGCGTGTACGGCGGCCCCGACGCGCTGAAGCGGCTGGTCCGCGCGGCGCACGAGCACGGCATCGCCGTCATCTTCGACGTGGTCTACAACCACTTCGGGCCCGGCGACCTGGACCTGTGGCGCTTCGACGGGTGGGCGCCGGCCGAGGGAAAGGGCGGCATCTACTTCTACAACGACGAGCGCTCCAGCACGCCGTGGGGCGACACGCGGCCGGACTACGGGCGCCCCGAGGTGCGCCGCTTCATCCGCGACAACGCGCTGCGCTGGCTGGAGGAGTTCCGCTTCGACGGGCTGCGCTGGGACGCCACCGCGTACATCCGCAACCTGCACGGCAACAACGACAGCCCCGCCAGCGACATCGCCGACGGGTGGAGGCTGATGCAGGAGATCAATGCCGAGACGGACGCGCGGCAGGGGTGGAAGCTGCACATCGCCGAGGACCTGCGCGGCAACGGCTGGGTGGTGCGCGCGCCGGAGCTGGGCGGCGCGGGGTTCGACACGCAGTGGGAGAGCGAGTTCGTGCACCCGGTGCGCCGCGCCGTCATCCAGCAGCACGACTGGCAGCGCAGCATGGACGAGGTGCGGAGGGCGATCGAGAACCGCTACGAGGGCGACGCCTTCAAGCGCGTCATCTACACCGAAAGCCACGACGAGGTGGCCAACGGGCACGCGCGGGTGCCCGAGGAGATCTGGCCGGGGAGCGCCGGAAGCTGGTACTCGCGGAAGCGGTCCACGCTGGCGGCGGCGCTCGTGTTCACCGCGCCGGGGATCCCCATGATCTTCCAGGGGCAGGAGATCCTGGAGGACCGCTGGTTCGCCGACGGCGACCCCATCGACTGGACGAAGCTGGAGACCTTCGCCGGGATCCACCGCCTGTACGGCGACCTGATGAAGCTGCGGCGCGACTGGTGGGACACCACGCGCGGCCTGCGCGGCCAGAACGTGCACGTGCACCACGTGAACGACGCCGACAAGGTCATCGCCTTCCACCGCTGGTCCAGCGGTGGGCCGGGGGACGACGTGGTGGTGGTGCTGAACTTCGCCGACCGCTCGTACGACGGCTACTGGCTGGGGATGCCGCGCGGCGGCGAGTGGAAGGTGCGCTTCAACAGCGACTGGACCGGCTACGGCGAGGACTTCCTCGGCACGCCCAGCAACGACACCCGGGCGGATGGCGCTCCGATGCACGGCATGCCCCACAGCGCCGCCGTCGGCATGGGACCGTACACAGCGGTGATCCTATCGCAGGACGAGTAG